One window of Brevibacterium pigmentatum genomic DNA carries:
- a CDS encoding Bug family tripartite tricarboxylate transporter substrate binding protein yields the protein MLHFGFPTARRSTKRRTLLRAAAASAGLALAASTTACMPDIHRNDGFPPPRVTAIAAGSPGGGLDLTTRITNDGFEAAGIDTFMSIENMGGGGGNPARAAVLQRENDGTSVVFESNRIFLSNITGTTDMSLDDFTPLAQLTTDYEVWIVNSGSKYDSAEKVLDDLKEDAGSVNFGIGTVPSDDQLNVLRPASEYGVEDLSKLNLVAFSDGGDLNNELLGGRIDVASTGMSEAMELVDSGDVEIIAVSAPEPVDSAPGAPTWHDLGMDITINHWRGVFGPKDMPEESVDWWRESLKKAVETDEFEKQAEALGINPEYVAGDEWLDTVIRPEQEESTEVLEKVGLVK from the coding sequence ATGCTCCACTTCGGATTCCCAACGGCGAGAAGATCCACAAAGAGACGAACTCTTCTGCGCGCAGCCGCCGCGTCTGCGGGTTTAGCGCTCGCCGCGTCCACGACGGCATGCATGCCTGACATCCACAGAAACGATGGCTTCCCTCCTCCGCGGGTCACGGCAATCGCCGCAGGATCACCTGGCGGCGGCCTCGATCTGACGACCCGCATCACGAACGACGGTTTCGAAGCCGCGGGAATCGACACCTTCATGTCGATCGAGAACATGGGAGGCGGCGGAGGCAACCCAGCTCGTGCGGCCGTTCTTCAACGGGAGAACGACGGAACATCGGTCGTCTTCGAATCCAACCGCATCTTCCTCTCAAATATCACCGGAACGACCGACATGTCCCTGGATGACTTCACGCCGTTGGCTCAGCTGACAACGGACTATGAAGTGTGGATCGTGAACTCCGGGTCGAAGTACGACTCCGCGGAGAAAGTGCTCGACGACCTCAAGGAGGACGCGGGTTCGGTCAACTTCGGAATCGGCACCGTTCCCAGCGACGACCAGCTCAACGTCCTTCGTCCTGCCAGCGAATACGGAGTCGAGGATCTGTCCAAGCTCAATCTCGTCGCGTTCTCCGATGGCGGCGACCTCAACAACGAACTGTTGGGCGGCCGCATCGATGTGGCATCGACGGGGATGTCAGAAGCGATGGAACTCGTCGACAGCGGTGACGTCGAAATCATCGCAGTCTCAGCCCCGGAACCGGTCGATTCGGCACCAGGCGCTCCGACATGGCACGACCTCGGAATGGACATCACGATCAACCACTGGAGGGGAGTCTTCGGTCCAAAGGATATGCCTGAGGAATCGGTCGACTGGTGGCGTGAATCATTGAAGAAAGCCGTGGAGACTGATGAGTTCGAAAAGCAGGCAGAGGCACTTGGGATCAACCCCGAATACGTCGCCGGTGACGAATGGCTCGACACAGTGATTCGCCCCGAACAAGAAGAATCGACCGAAGTGCTGGAGAAAGTGGGGTTGGTGAAATGA
- a CDS encoding tripartite tricarboxylate transporter TctB family protein, with the protein MVSSIVLGFLAIFYLINAFLLPDAAGEDGIGPKTFPLVVGIVLFGTTVLGIIAILRGSVDVRPVEGQEFLRVIWCVFLFGLYAASIFLIGFVEASAIFSMLVSMTVFGIRLSVGRAVGLFLINIVIAMVLFLVFDIWLNVLLPVGWLEYLVFGGLQL; encoded by the coding sequence ATGGTTTCGAGCATTGTGCTCGGCTTCCTCGCGATCTTCTACCTCATCAATGCCTTTCTTCTGCCGGATGCAGCCGGAGAAGATGGAATCGGTCCGAAGACGTTCCCCCTGGTCGTTGGAATCGTCCTGTTCGGCACAACCGTTCTCGGCATCATCGCGATACTGCGCGGAAGTGTCGACGTCAGGCCGGTCGAGGGGCAGGAGTTTCTGCGCGTCATCTGGTGTGTCTTCCTCTTCGGACTGTATGCGGCCTCGATCTTCCTCATCGGCTTCGTCGAAGCCTCAGCCATCTTCTCGATGTTGGTCTCAATGACGGTGTTCGGAATTCGCCTCAGCGTGGGACGAGCCGTTGGACTCTTCCTCATCAACATTGTGATTGCGATGGTTCTCTTCCTCGTGTTCGACATCTGGCTCAATGTGCTTCTGCCTGTCGGCTGGCTGGAGTACCTGGTATTCGGAGGTCTGCAGCTGTGA
- a CDS encoding tripartite tricarboxylate transporter permease: protein MSTINDLLSALGGIAASPTLLLVVLGGVVLGTIAGLLPGIGPSTAIALLLPVAITVPAEISLPLMVSLYLGAEYGGRISAILLNIPGDPGAIMTTLDGHPMALKGKAATALSISALASFVGSVLAFLGLAFIAGPMSELGLAFGPGAYFAVVVMALVLSATLVGSAPMLGLTAVAIGVAVSTVGIELQSGLARFTFGSFTLLEGIDSIVAIIGVFGVGEILASTTMGKDSQVMSKLSGRFLPTKSDLKQGTLPSLRGSVIGFVAGVLPGAGTTIAAFFSYGLEKRLAPASAGMGKGAVRGLVAPESANNAAVSGSMVPLLTLGIPGSGTTAVLLAYLMMYGLNPGPGFFDANPELGWTIIGALLFSAILGVVINIGASPLLAKILAIPMPFMAPVILILALISCYSIHNSVTDVYIALAFGVLGYVMRLVGMAPALLVIGLVLGEMLERNLQQALGLTGGDFWAIITDPLAMVFLIIAVLALVSVLPWKRMTGKKSTDKKVDI from the coding sequence GTGAGCACTATCAACGATCTCCTCTCGGCTCTTGGCGGTATCGCGGCATCACCGACTCTGCTGCTGGTCGTCTTGGGCGGAGTCGTCCTCGGAACCATCGCCGGTCTGCTGCCCGGCATCGGTCCGTCGACTGCCATTGCGCTCCTCCTTCCGGTCGCGATCACGGTTCCGGCCGAGATATCGCTTCCACTCATGGTCTCGTTGTATCTCGGTGCAGAATACGGCGGGAGGATCTCAGCGATCCTGCTGAACATCCCAGGTGACCCTGGCGCCATCATGACCACACTCGACGGCCACCCGATGGCATTGAAAGGCAAGGCGGCCACCGCGCTTTCCATCTCTGCTCTCGCATCATTCGTCGGCAGTGTGCTCGCGTTCCTTGGACTGGCTTTCATTGCCGGGCCGATGTCGGAACTCGGACTTGCGTTCGGACCCGGCGCCTATTTCGCGGTCGTCGTCATGGCGCTGGTGCTCAGTGCCACCCTCGTCGGTTCTGCACCGATGCTGGGGCTGACAGCAGTCGCCATCGGAGTGGCTGTTTCGACCGTCGGCATCGAACTTCAGTCCGGGCTTGCTCGCTTCACCTTCGGCAGCTTCACCCTCTTGGAGGGAATCGACTCGATCGTCGCGATCATCGGCGTCTTCGGCGTCGGTGAGATCTTGGCCAGCACCACGATGGGCAAGGACTCCCAGGTGATGTCGAAGTTGTCGGGACGATTTCTTCCGACAAAGTCCGACCTCAAGCAGGGGACCCTCCCCAGCCTGCGAGGATCGGTCATTGGATTCGTCGCCGGAGTGCTCCCAGGCGCAGGAACGACGATCGCCGCCTTCTTCTCCTATGGGCTGGAAAAGCGACTCGCACCGGCGTCGGCAGGCATGGGCAAGGGCGCTGTCCGTGGACTGGTCGCGCCGGAGTCCGCGAACAACGCTGCGGTGTCGGGGTCGATGGTGCCTCTGCTGACTTTGGGTATCCCGGGATCAGGCACGACAGCAGTGCTGCTCGCCTATCTGATGATGTATGGGCTCAACCCCGGGCCCGGTTTCTTCGATGCGAACCCAGAACTCGGGTGGACGATCATCGGGGCACTGCTATTCAGCGCGATCCTCGGCGTCGTCATCAACATCGGCGCGTCCCCGTTGCTCGCGAAGATCCTGGCCATTCCGATGCCGTTCATGGCCCCGGTCATTCTCATCCTCGCACTCATCTCCTGTTACAGCATCCATAATTCGGTGACCGATGTGTACATTGCACTGGCATTCGGCGTACTCGGGTATGTGATGCGGCTGGTCGGAATGGCGCCGGCACTCCTGGTCATCGGTCTCGTGCTGGGCGAGATGCTCGAGCGCAACCTGCAACAGGCTCTGGGACTGACCGGTGGAGACTTCTGGGCGATCATCACTGACCCGCTGGCCATGGTGTTCCTCATCATCGCGGTGTTGGCTCTTGTTTCGGTGCTGCCGTGGAAGCGGATGACCGGGAAGAAGAGTACTGATAAGAAAGTCGATATCTGA
- a CDS encoding urea carboxylase-associated family protein, with translation MTQRRLQEAAYQGPALELDRGFYSLIGEDTKSRDIVDEFTIPIRSGQAWDVPAGHVCRISTVDGPQVGDLNLWNRHDPRERFWAARTRQLQAAHVSTFDRLWSTLPFLRPMATIVGDTLSDYGTDPEGGRVHDTLGTRCDPYVSQMLSGVNFDYHCHSNLVRAILPYGLTEFDVHDVLNVFQCTGLNDNDEYFMKTCPARQGDHFEFFAEQDLLAALSTCPGGDLSAPMFGDGAADPVENCHPLKVTVYRIAEDLLGDWTEPTSPNYRGAHGLRPQPWA, from the coding sequence ATGACTCAGCGCCGTCTGCAAGAGGCTGCTTACCAGGGCCCCGCGCTCGAGCTCGACAGAGGCTTCTATTCACTGATCGGTGAAGACACCAAATCTCGGGACATCGTCGACGAGTTCACCATTCCCATCCGTTCCGGGCAGGCGTGGGACGTCCCCGCCGGCCATGTCTGCCGCATCTCCACAGTCGACGGTCCGCAGGTCGGCGACCTCAACCTGTGGAATCGCCACGACCCCAGGGAGCGATTCTGGGCGGCGCGGACCCGTCAGCTGCAGGCCGCCCACGTTTCCACCTTCGACCGCCTGTGGTCGACTCTGCCGTTTCTGCGGCCGATGGCCACAATCGTCGGAGACACACTGTCCGATTACGGCACCGATCCGGAAGGCGGTCGGGTGCACGACACCTTGGGCACCCGATGCGACCCATACGTCTCGCAGATGTTGAGCGGCGTGAACTTCGACTACCACTGCCATTCGAACCTCGTCCGTGCGATCCTGCCGTACGGCCTCACCGAATTCGACGTCCACGATGTGCTCAACGTCTTCCAATGCACAGGACTGAACGACAACGACGAATACTTCATGAAGACCTGCCCTGCACGACAAGGCGACCACTTCGAGTTCTTCGCCGAGCAGGACCTGCTTGCGGCCCTGTCCACCTGCCCCGGCGGAGATCTCTCCGCACCGATGTTCGGGGACGGTGCCGCAGACCCGGTGGAGAACTGCCATCCTTTGAAGGTCACGGTCTATCGAATCGCCGAGGACCTCCTCGGCGATTGGACCGAACCGACTTCGCCGAACTATCGAGGAGCCCACGGGCTCCGACCTCAACCGTGGGCGTGA
- a CDS encoding arylamine N-acetyltransferase family protein translates to MAPSSLIARYADRLGLDSSEDGLRRRAHGTTDEIIDLIDELLAAHVRSICFENLDVIAARAAGESRSIPTDLDSLWAKLLDAGRGGYCHEHATLIRAVLRELGLSAHPVLARVHLGDGRTAPGGLTHQATIVDLGGRRFLVDPGFGGGTPQAALALDAESKPRKTEYGEHRLVPADTALEPPMRAEAEWALQSRTNADQSFRTAYAFADVPREQADLEVSNWFTATKPGTRFTGAPVVARTLGNGGKVSLEGRQLHRVRPGGEPERLERTVTDAADFAVVLREEFGLNLDRTFTDPIWGIVEQQ, encoded by the coding sequence ATGGCACCGTCATCTCTCATAGCCCGGTATGCTGATCGGCTCGGACTCGATAGCTCGGAGGACGGATTGCGACGTCGGGCGCACGGGACGACCGACGAAATAATCGACCTCATCGATGAGCTGCTGGCCGCCCACGTCCGGTCGATATGCTTCGAAAACCTCGACGTCATCGCAGCACGCGCGGCAGGTGAGTCGCGGAGCATTCCCACTGACCTCGACTCACTGTGGGCGAAGCTCTTGGACGCAGGCCGCGGCGGCTACTGCCACGAGCACGCAACACTCATCCGTGCCGTGCTCCGAGAGCTCGGGCTGAGTGCGCATCCGGTCCTCGCTCGCGTCCACCTCGGCGATGGGAGGACCGCGCCGGGAGGGCTGACGCATCAGGCGACGATCGTCGATCTCGGCGGTCGACGGTTCCTCGTCGATCCTGGGTTCGGCGGTGGGACACCGCAGGCTGCGCTCGCCCTCGATGCTGAGTCGAAACCGCGCAAGACCGAGTACGGAGAGCACAGACTGGTTCCGGCGGACACAGCGTTGGAGCCTCCAATGCGAGCGGAAGCCGAATGGGCGCTGCAGTCCCGGACCAATGCTGACCAGTCCTTCCGCACTGCCTATGCTTTCGCGGACGTCCCGCGAGAACAAGCCGACCTCGAGGTGTCGAACTGGTTCACCGCGACGAAGCCAGGCACGCGCTTCACCGGCGCACCTGTGGTGGCCAGGACGCTCGGCAACGGCGGCAAGGTGTCGCTCGAGGGCCGCCAGCTGCACCGCGTGCGACCCGGTGGCGAGCCCGAACGCCTCGAGCGGACGGTGACCGATGCTGCTGACTTCGCAGTAGTTCTCCGCGAGGAGTTCGGTCTTAACCTCGACCGGACTTTCACCGACCCGATCTGGGGCATCGTCGAACAACAATGA
- a CDS encoding helix-turn-helix domain-containing protein — MSASRTDELIRRPHPRLRPFVGDYAGYDISGVPAGTHLGLPSGTLTFIVSIDEPLCQVDAATGSREHFDVLLAGLHLRSTLIAHSGAMSGIQINFNPSAPRAFFGIPAAEFAHHSVDVARISRPLAAELHERVNLETEWSARFAAIDDVLMRTIDDANRPRAEVTAAWHRITDSHGGLPVSLIADDVGWSRRHLGSQFRSEYGIGPKDAARIVRFDRARRLIPAGRGSLAEIAVSCGYADQAHLNRDFRDFVGLSPSHWLAADDVARSRTVGTDSAGVASAMG; from the coding sequence ATGTCCGCGTCGCGCACTGACGAGCTGATCCGCCGGCCTCACCCGAGACTGCGACCGTTCGTGGGCGATTACGCCGGCTATGACATCTCCGGCGTCCCCGCGGGGACGCATCTCGGGTTGCCCTCGGGCACGTTGACCTTCATCGTCTCGATCGACGAACCATTGTGCCAGGTCGATGCGGCCACCGGCAGTCGCGAACATTTCGATGTGCTGCTAGCCGGCCTCCACCTGCGCTCGACGCTCATCGCTCACTCCGGCGCGATGTCCGGAATCCAGATCAACTTCAATCCGTCGGCTCCCCGCGCGTTCTTCGGAATCCCCGCCGCCGAGTTCGCCCATCACAGCGTCGATGTCGCTCGGATCTCCCGGCCGCTGGCCGCGGAACTGCACGAGCGGGTCAACCTCGAGACCGAATGGTCCGCCCGCTTCGCCGCCATCGACGACGTGCTCATGCGCACGATCGATGATGCGAATCGTCCCCGCGCCGAGGTGACCGCCGCCTGGCATCGGATCACTGACAGTCACGGCGGTCTGCCCGTCTCCCTCATCGCCGACGACGTCGGATGGAGCCGACGCCATCTGGGCAGTCAGTTCCGGTCCGAATACGGGATCGGGCCGAAGGATGCCGCACGAATCGTCCGCTTCGATCGAGCGCGGCGACTCATCCCCGCCGGTCGGGGCAGTTTGGCGGAGATCGCTGTGAGCTGCGGTTATGCCGATCAAGCGCACCTCAACCGGGACTTCCGGGATTTCGTCGGTCTCAGCCCGAGCCATTGGCTGGCCGCCGATGACGTGGCCCGGTCACGGACGGTGGGAACAGATTCGGCGGGGGTCGCCTCGGCGATGGGATGA
- a CDS encoding VOC family protein — MSENHANVWPTFRYRDAKAAIAFLQEALGFEIIAEYTNADDPNRVDHAELAWPEGGGVMLGSVRDDGGVMTKTGVASGSVYLASGNVRELHARALAAGATEVMGLTEQDYGSLDFAIQDPEGVLWSVGSYRGADR, encoded by the coding sequence ATGTCCGAGAATCATGCCAACGTCTGGCCCACCTTCCGCTACCGCGATGCCAAAGCTGCGATCGCATTTCTGCAGGAGGCGCTCGGCTTCGAAATCATCGCCGAGTACACGAACGCCGACGATCCGAACCGCGTCGATCACGCCGAATTGGCCTGGCCAGAGGGCGGGGGAGTGATGCTCGGGTCCGTCCGCGATGACGGCGGGGTCATGACGAAGACCGGAGTAGCCTCGGGGTCGGTGTATCTGGCCTCCGGCAACGTCCGCGAACTCCACGCGCGTGCGCTCGCCGCCGGTGCCACCGAGGTCATGGGACTGACCGAACAGGACTACGGGTCGCTCGACTTCGCCATCCAAGACCCCGAGGGTGTGCTGTGGTCGGTGGGGAGCTACCGTGGGGCGGACAGGTGA
- a CDS encoding GAF domain-containing protein, with translation MLQPDLAHLARDLTRIHDAVITGASPPVQPRALVRRSWDRMLRLGLDPDGANARVVADETELETRRRNSRLRLVVEEMRSVLLRAPDAAPFILVVTDADGVILWRDGAASARRQADELGFVDGAHWSEAKVGTNAIGTALTEEAPVQLFSAEHFEASQHPWYCSAVPVHDPHDGTLLGVVDISGPAMTLHPAVQSLVTTAVRLAEARLMIAQQEALNTLRDRMSAMLAGTSGPALVVDDAGWVAYQQGVRSRDRIEAPAADRSILIPGAGLCLPEKITGGWLLRPTGERRASVTLRMRQDPPVLDIHSGTDPLVVPLTPRRAQILAAVTSAGSAGISAADLSQRLYGDGDHVVTVRAEVSRLRRSVGALLATRPYRWADGVDARVE, from the coding sequence ATGCTTCAGCCGGATCTGGCGCATCTCGCCAGGGATCTGACACGCATTCACGATGCTGTGATCACCGGGGCGTCTCCCCCGGTGCAACCGCGCGCGCTGGTCAGGCGCTCGTGGGATCGAATGCTGCGCTTGGGGCTGGACCCGGATGGCGCGAATGCCCGGGTCGTCGCCGATGAGACTGAGTTGGAGACTCGGAGAAGGAATTCGCGGCTGCGCTTGGTCGTCGAGGAGATGCGGTCGGTGCTGCTACGGGCTCCGGATGCGGCTCCATTCATCCTCGTCGTCACCGATGCCGACGGCGTCATTCTGTGGCGTGATGGTGCGGCGTCCGCGAGGCGCCAAGCCGATGAGCTCGGATTCGTCGATGGAGCGCATTGGTCCGAAGCCAAGGTCGGCACGAATGCCATCGGCACGGCGCTGACCGAGGAGGCACCCGTCCAGCTCTTCTCCGCCGAGCACTTCGAAGCGTCTCAGCATCCCTGGTACTGCAGTGCCGTGCCCGTGCACGACCCGCATGACGGGACCCTGTTGGGAGTCGTCGATATCAGCGGTCCGGCGATGACGCTTCACCCGGCTGTGCAGTCCTTGGTGACGACGGCGGTGCGCCTGGCCGAAGCCCGGCTGATGATCGCTCAGCAGGAGGCACTCAACACTCTGCGCGATCGGATGTCGGCCATGCTCGCCGGCACGTCCGGCCCGGCCCTCGTCGTCGACGATGCCGGATGGGTGGCTTATCAGCAGGGAGTGCGCAGCCGCGACCGCATCGAGGCACCGGCCGCCGACCGTTCGATCCTCATCCCCGGTGCGGGCCTATGTCTGCCGGAGAAGATCACGGGCGGGTGGCTGCTGCGGCCCACCGGCGAGCGTCGTGCCTCGGTGACCCTGCGGATGAGGCAGGATCCGCCCGTTCTCGATATCCATTCCGGCACCGATCCTTTGGTCGTTCCGCTCACGCCACGGCGGGCGCAGATTCTGGCGGCGGTCACCTCGGCGGGGTCTGCCGGCATCAGTGCCGCCGACCTCAGCCAGCGCCTCTACGGGGACGGCGACCATGTGGTCACCGTCCGCGCCGAGGTGTCTCGTCTGCGCCGCTCGGTCGGGGCTCTGCTCGCCACCCGACCGTACCGGTGGGCCGACGGCGTCGACGCGCGGGTGGAATGA
- a CDS encoding flavin-containing monooxygenase has protein sequence MTTTLDRPQLTADDIAMRWLQDFESALSRRDIPAAAGLFATDSYWRDLVSFTWNLKTVENPDGVTDLLTHNLDRVSPEEFELSEPAATADGVTEAWFTFATSVGLGKGLVRLIDEDGTKAWTMLTSLQEIAGHEEPRGTRRVKGAEHGVDPERKSWSEKLAEEDDAWGKTADPYILVVGGGQGGIALGARLRQLGVPSLVIDRWERPGDQWRSRYKSLCLHDPVWYDHLPYLKFPDNWPVFAPKDKIADWLEFYTKVMEIPYWSSTTAASAKYDEAAGRWTVEVDRNGEKITLHPTHLVMATGMSGKPNIPTFPGSDIFKGEQQHSSQHPGPDAYAGKKVVVIGSNNSAFDICGALYENGADVTMVQRSSTHIVKSDSLVEIAMGDLYSERALANGVTTEKADLIFASLPYRIMHEFQIPLYDQIKEADKDFYQRMEDAGFDLDFGDDESGLFLKYLRRGSGYYIDVGSAELVADGKVKLSKGQVDHLTEDAVVLSDGTELPADLVVYATGYGSMNGWVADLVDQETADKVGKCWGLGSETTKDPGPWEGEQRNMWKPTQQENLWFMGGNLHQARHYSLYLALQLKARHEGIETPVYGLQEVHHLS, from the coding sequence ATGACAACGACGCTCGACCGTCCCCAGCTGACTGCCGATGACATCGCAATGAGGTGGCTGCAGGACTTTGAATCGGCCCTGAGCCGCCGGGATATTCCGGCCGCCGCCGGACTGTTCGCCACGGACAGCTATTGGAGAGACCTTGTGTCCTTCACTTGGAATCTCAAGACGGTGGAGAATCCCGATGGGGTCACCGACCTGCTCACCCATAACCTCGACCGCGTCTCGCCGGAGGAGTTCGAACTCAGCGAGCCGGCGGCAACTGCCGACGGAGTGACCGAAGCCTGGTTCACATTCGCCACCTCGGTGGGGCTCGGCAAAGGGCTCGTCCGCCTCATCGACGAAGACGGCACCAAGGCCTGGACCATGCTCACCTCGCTGCAGGAGATCGCCGGACATGAGGAGCCCCGCGGCACTCGCCGGGTCAAAGGCGCCGAACACGGCGTCGACCCCGAACGGAAGAGCTGGTCGGAGAAGCTCGCCGAGGAGGACGACGCCTGGGGCAAGACCGCCGATCCCTACATCCTCGTCGTCGGCGGCGGGCAGGGTGGGATCGCCCTCGGCGCTCGCCTCCGCCAACTCGGGGTGCCCTCGCTGGTCATCGATCGGTGGGAACGTCCAGGTGACCAGTGGCGGTCGCGGTACAAGTCGCTGTGCCTGCACGATCCGGTCTGGTACGACCACCTGCCGTATCTGAAGTTCCCCGACAACTGGCCGGTGTTCGCGCCGAAGGACAAGATCGCGGACTGGCTGGAGTTCTACACGAAGGTCATGGAGATTCCGTACTGGTCATCGACCACAGCCGCCTCGGCTAAATATGACGAAGCAGCCGGCCGGTGGACGGTCGAGGTCGACCGGAACGGGGAGAAGATCACTCTGCACCCGACCCATCTGGTGATGGCCACGGGTATGTCGGGCAAGCCGAACATCCCCACCTTCCCCGGCTCGGACATCTTCAAGGGCGAGCAGCAGCACTCCTCGCAGCACCCGGGCCCCGACGCCTACGCTGGCAAGAAGGTCGTCGTCATCGGCAGCAACAACTCGGCGTTCGACATCTGCGGCGCCCTGTATGAGAACGGCGCCGACGTCACGATGGTGCAGCGCTCGAGCACGCACATCGTCAAGAGCGACTCGCTCGTGGAGATCGCGATGGGCGACCTGTACTCCGAACGTGCGCTGGCCAATGGTGTGACGACGGAGAAGGCGGATCTCATCTTCGCGTCACTGCCGTACCGGATCATGCACGAGTTCCAGATCCCGCTCTACGACCAGATCAAGGAAGCGGACAAGGACTTCTACCAGCGGATGGAGGATGCCGGGTTCGACCTCGACTTCGGTGACGATGAGTCCGGGCTGTTCCTCAAGTACCTGCGTCGAGGGTCGGGATATTACATCGACGTCGGATCCGCCGAGCTTGTCGCCGACGGGAAGGTGAAACTGTCCAAGGGACAGGTCGACCACCTCACCGAGGATGCCGTCGTCCTTTCCGACGGAACCGAACTGCCGGCCGACCTCGTCGTCTACGCCACCGGCTACGGTTCGATGAACGGGTGGGTCGCCGACCTCGTCGACCAGGAGACCGCGGACAAGGTCGGCAAGTGCTGGGGCCTGGGGTCGGAGACGACGAAGGACCCGGGCCCGTGGGAGGGCGAACAGCGCAATATGTGGAAGCCCACCCAGCAGGAGAACCTGTGGTTCATGGGCGGCAACTTGCACCAGGCCCGCCACTACTCGCTCTACCTGGCGCTCCAGCTCAAAGCTCGCCACGAAGGCATCGAGACTCCGGTGTATGGGCTGCAGGAGGTTCATCACCTGAGCTGA
- a CDS encoding TetR/AcrR family transcriptional regulator, which translates to MARNPTATREKLLDAFDTLLDEHGTAGATLDAVAAKAGVSKGGLLYHFGSKAELIKGSLERLDQLVDEDIEEMKAAGERLHYYYLETSAEVGTPLDRSLIAAGCLALENEDAKAALRKTREAWFNLLNDHLGDADLAMTIQLIGDGMYFNQNFGLSQDEALDHVKRVLTRLGL; encoded by the coding sequence ATGGCACGCAATCCGACCGCAACCAGGGAGAAGCTGCTCGACGCCTTCGATACGCTCCTCGACGAACACGGCACTGCCGGTGCGACTCTCGACGCAGTAGCGGCGAAGGCCGGGGTCTCCAAGGGCGGTCTGCTCTACCATTTCGGGTCGAAGGCCGAGCTCATCAAGGGGAGCTTGGAACGACTCGACCAGCTGGTCGACGAAGACATCGAAGAGATGAAGGCCGCCGGCGAGCGCCTCCACTACTACTACCTCGAGACCTCCGCCGAGGTCGGCACACCCCTGGACCGCAGCCTCATCGCTGCCGGCTGTCTCGCACTCGAGAATGAGGACGCCAAGGCGGCTCTGCGGAAGACCCGAGAAGCGTGGTTCAACCTGCTCAACGACCACCTCGGCGATGCTGATCTGGCGATGACGATTCAGCTCATCGGTGACGGAATGTACTTCAATCAGAACTTCGGGCTCTCGCAGGACGAGGCCCTAGATCATGTGAAGCGTGTGCTCACGCGCCTGGGGCTCTAG